TGAAAAAGCAGCTTACGCATTAAGAAATAAAGGATCTGTAAAGCCGCTTATCCCGCCTGATTGTCCTTTGTTAGGAATTGAATTTGCTAACTATGGACAAGCAGAGTGGGCCAACCTAATGCCAGGAACAGAAATCGTACCTGAAACAACTATTGTCCGTTTTCAAGCCAAAAATATATTGGAAGCATATCAAGCAATGCTTGTCATGACTGAATTAGCGATGAGAACTACATTCTGTTAGGAAAGGACAAAGCATGAATACATATTTTATCAAACGATTTATAGCCATGATTATTACTCTTTGGCTTATCATAACAGGGACATTCTTCTTAATGCACTCGGTTCCGGGATCACCATTTAATGAAGAAAGAACAACGAACGAAGCAATTCAAAAAAACCTCGAAGCTTATTATCATCTAGACGAACCTCTCTTAGTCCAATATGGAAACTACTTATCCGCTCTACTGCACCTAGACCTTGGTCCATCTATCAAAAAATCATCACAGACTGTCAATGAAATGCTGGGAAGGGGATTTCCGGTTAGTTTTGAACTAGGATGTTATACACTTTTCCTCGCGGTCATTTCTGGAATTACACTCGGGATTATTGCCGCCCTTCGTCATAATGGAGTGATCGATTATCTTTCGATGAGTATTGCTGTCCTTGGAATATCGATACCAAACTTTGTAATGGCAACATTTTTAATTGAACAACTAGCTGTTAATTTTCCTATTTTTCCGGTTGCAACCTGGACTAGCCCGAAACATATGGTACTGCCAATTTTAGCTTTGGCAACAGGTCCAATGGCGATTATTGCGAGGTTAACTCGTTCAAGTATGCTTGAGGTTCTAACACAGGATTATATAAGGACTGCAAAAGCAAAAGGATTATCACCCGTTAAAATTGTTTTTAAACATGCTTTAAGAAATGCTCTTCTCCCTGTAGTGACTGTCTTAGGTTCATTAGCAGCGAGTATTTTAACTGGGACGTTTGTAATTGAGAAAATTTTTGCAATTCCAGGGATGGGAAAATATTTTGTTGATAGTATCAATAACCGTGATTTTCCGGTCATAATGGGTACCACCGTTTTTTATAGTGCGATTTTGATTCTCATGCTTTTTTTAGTCGATCTTGCATACGGAGTATTGGACCCTAGAATCAAGCTCCACAAAAAGGAGGCGAAGTAAATGGAACTGCGTAAACAGGAAGAACAGAATATTTCGCCTGGTATTCCTGATGAATGGTTTGTCCCTAAGGTACAAAATCAATCAGAAGCAGAAGCTGTCGTAAGACCTAGCTTGTCGTATTGGAAAGATTCGTGGTACCGGCTTTTAAAAAATAAACTGGCTATGGCTGGGATGGCGTTTTTGATCTTGGTAGCTATATTCGCCATTTTTGGTCCCATTATTTCACCTCACTCGGTTGAAACACAAAAGTTAACCTCTCAAAATCTGCCGCCATCCAGTGAATATTGGTTTGGGACAGATGATTTAGGAAGAGATGTATTTACACGAACAGCATACGGTGCCCGTATATCTCTATTTGTTGGTTTAGTTGCCGCCCTTATTGACTTTATTATTGGTGTTGTTTATGGAGGGATTGCTGGTTACAAAGGAGGAAAAACCGATAATCTCATGATGAGGTTCGTGGAGATTTTGTATGGTCTTCCTTATTTACTTGTTGTTATTTTGGTCATGGTAGTGATTGGTCCAGGGTTAACAACGATCATCCTAGCGCTGTCGATAACCGGATGGGTTGGTATGGCGAGACTTGTCCGCGGACAAGTCTTACAAATTAAAAACTATGAATTTGTATTGGCATCCAAAACATTTGGAACGAAAACAGGAAGGATTATTCGCAAGAATCTTTTACCAAATACAATGGGACCAATCATTGTCCAAATGACTCTTACGATTCCATCAGCTATTTTTGCAGAAGCGTTTTTAAGTTTTATCGGCCTTGGAATTCAAGCACCGCATGCAAGCTGGGGAGTCATGGCCAATGATGGTTTGTCTACGATTCTATCAGGATACTGGTGGCGATTGTTTTTTCCAACTCTATTTATATCATTAACTATGTTTGCATTTAATGTTTTGGGTGATGGGCTGCAGGATGCTCTTGATCCGAAACTGAGGAGGTAACATCATGGAAAAAATCCTTCAGGTTAAAGACCTTCAAGTCTCCTTTTCCACGTACGGCGGTGAGGTCCAGGCGGTTCGCGGGGTCAGTTTTGATTTACATAAAGGGGAAACGCTTGCCATTGTCGGGGAATCCGGCTGTGGGAAAAGTGTAACCTCCCAAAGTATCATGAGATTGATTCCTGAACCGCCAGGGAGAATCGCAGGTGGAGAAATCCTTTTTAATAATATGGATTTAATCCAGTTAAAAGAACCTGAACTGCGGAAAATTCGTGGTGCTAATATATCCATGATTTTTCAGGATCCCATGACCGCTTTAAATCCCACACTTACCATTGGTGAACAAATTATGGAAGGAATCATGGAGCATGAAAAGATATCAAGGGCAGAGGCCAAAAAGGCTGCGGTTGAAATGCTCCAACTTGTTGGTATTCCGAGCCCTGAAGCACGTTTAAAACAGTACCCTCATCAGTTTAGCGGCGGGATGCGCCAGCGGATTGTGATTGCGATGGCGCTAGTGTGCAGTCCCGACGTGTTAATTGCAGATGAACCGACTACGGCTCTAGATGTAACTATTCAGGCACAAATCCTGGAATTGTTCCGTGATATACAGAAAAAAACAGGTGTTTCAATTATTTTAATTACGCATGATTTGGGGGTAGTGGCCCAAGTTGCCGATCGAGTGGCAGTTATGTATGCCGGTAAGATTGTGGAAATAGGAAGCAGAAGGGAAATCTTCTATCGCCCTCAGCACCCTTACACCATTGGACTGCTTCAATCTGTGCCACGATTAGATATTGAAAAGGCTGAGCTGGTCCCGATTCCAGGAACACCGCCTGACTTATTTTCACCACCTGCAGGCTGTGCCTTTGCTGCACGCTGTAAGTATTCAATGGAAGTGTGTGAACGAGTGTATCCGGTTCAATCCTCGCTAAGCAACAACCACCATGTGGATTGCTGGCTGCAGGACGAACGCGCCAATAAATTGGTTTCAACGTTTGTAAAAATATAAAACTATTATTTAGGGGGAAGAAGATGAAGAAGTTTATTACGATGATGGTCTCTTTTTTGATGTTATTTGCTTTAGCCGCATGTACAGCAACTAATGATTCTGGAAGCGAGCCAAAGGATGACGGAAATGGTGATTCTAAGGAAAAAACGGAAAAGGTCCTCTATCTAAATAACGGACAAGAGCCTACATCATTTGACCCGCCTATCGGTTTTGATGCGGTATCGTGGAATGCGTTAAATAATATCATGGAAGGATTAACCCGTTTAGACGAAAATCATCAGCCAAAAGCTGCAACAGCCGAAAAATGGGATGTATCAGAGGATGGCAAAACCTATACCTTCCACATCCGTGAAGATGCAAATTGGTCTAATGGTGATGATTTAACAGCAGATGACTTTGTATTTGCTTGGAAACGGCTATTAGATCCAAAAATAGGTTCTGGAGCAGCATTTTTAGGCTATTTTATTGAGGGCGGAGAAGCCTTTAATACAGAAAAAGGAACAGCGGACGATGTGAAAGTAAAAGCAGTAGATCCGAAAACATTTGAAGTTACATTAACAAGTCCGCAGGCTTATTTCTTAAGTGTTATTGCAAATCCAGCGTTTTTCCCAATCAACGAAAAAGTAGCAACTGAGAATCCAGAATGGTTTTCTGAAGCAGATTCTTTCGTTGGTAACGGTCCATTTGCATTAACAGAATGGAACCATGACAGTGATTTCACAATGGTAAAGAACGACAAATACTGGGATGCCAAAAATGTTAAATTAGATAAAATCCATTGGGCTATGGTTGATGATACCAATACGGAATATCAAATGTTCAAGACTGGTGAACTTGATACCTCTGACGTTCCCGCGGATTTAGCAGAATCATTGTTTAAAGACGGCGATGTCAAAGTAGAGGACCAAGCAGGTGAGTATTTCTATCGTTTTAATGTAACAATGGAACCTTTCCAGAATGTTAATATCCGTAAAGCATTTGCGATGGCTGTTGACCAAAAGCAAATTGTAGATTTAGTTACCAAAAATAAAGAAAAGCCCGCATATGGTTTTGTTTCATACGGCTTTACGGATGCAGCAGGCAAAGACTTCCGTGAAACAAATGGTGACTTACTTAAAACGAATGTAGAACAAGCGAAGGAGCTATTGAAAAAGGGAATGGAAGAGGAGGGCTATTCAACTCTTCCTGAAGTAACATTGACTTATAACACTCTTGATTCACACAAGAAAATTGCTGAAGCCCTTCAGCAAATGTTTAAGGAAAATTTAGGTGTTGACGTAAAACTTGCCAATATGGAATCGAATGTATTTGCAACAGATCAAAAAGCATTAAAATTCCAGCTGTCACGCAGTTCATTCCTTGCAGACTATGCAGATCCAATTAACTTTGTGGAAAACTTCCAAACTGGACATTCTATGAATCGTACAGGCTGGAGCAATGCAG
This Neobacillus sp. YX16 DNA region includes the following protein-coding sequences:
- a CDS encoding ABC transporter permease gives rise to the protein MNTYFIKRFIAMIITLWLIITGTFFLMHSVPGSPFNEERTTNEAIQKNLEAYYHLDEPLLVQYGNYLSALLHLDLGPSIKKSSQTVNEMLGRGFPVSFELGCYTLFLAVISGITLGIIAALRHNGVIDYLSMSIAVLGISIPNFVMATFLIEQLAVNFPIFPVATWTSPKHMVLPILALATGPMAIIARLTRSSMLEVLTQDYIRTAKAKGLSPVKIVFKHALRNALLPVVTVLGSLAASILTGTFVIEKIFAIPGMGKYFVDSINNRDFPVIMGTTVFYSAILILMLFLVDLAYGVLDPRIKLHKKEAK
- a CDS encoding ABC transporter permease; translation: MELRKQEEQNISPGIPDEWFVPKVQNQSEAEAVVRPSLSYWKDSWYRLLKNKLAMAGMAFLILVAIFAIFGPIISPHSVETQKLTSQNLPPSSEYWFGTDDLGRDVFTRTAYGARISLFVGLVAALIDFIIGVVYGGIAGYKGGKTDNLMMRFVEILYGLPYLLVVILVMVVIGPGLTTIILALSITGWVGMARLVRGQVLQIKNYEFVLASKTFGTKTGRIIRKNLLPNTMGPIIVQMTLTIPSAIFAEAFLSFIGLGIQAPHASWGVMANDGLSTILSGYWWRLFFPTLFISLTMFAFNVLGDGLQDALDPKLRR
- a CDS encoding ABC transporter ATP-binding protein, translating into MEKILQVKDLQVSFSTYGGEVQAVRGVSFDLHKGETLAIVGESGCGKSVTSQSIMRLIPEPPGRIAGGEILFNNMDLIQLKEPELRKIRGANISMIFQDPMTALNPTLTIGEQIMEGIMEHEKISRAEAKKAAVEMLQLVGIPSPEARLKQYPHQFSGGMRQRIVIAMALVCSPDVLIADEPTTALDVTIQAQILELFRDIQKKTGVSIILITHDLGVVAQVADRVAVMYAGKIVEIGSRREIFYRPQHPYTIGLLQSVPRLDIEKAELVPIPGTPPDLFSPPAGCAFAARCKYSMEVCERVYPVQSSLSNNHHVDCWLQDERANKLVSTFVKI
- a CDS encoding peptide ABC transporter substrate-binding protein, with the protein product MKKFITMMVSFLMLFALAACTATNDSGSEPKDDGNGDSKEKTEKVLYLNNGQEPTSFDPPIGFDAVSWNALNNIMEGLTRLDENHQPKAATAEKWDVSEDGKTYTFHIREDANWSNGDDLTADDFVFAWKRLLDPKIGSGAAFLGYFIEGGEAFNTEKGTADDVKVKAVDPKTFEVTLTSPQAYFLSVIANPAFFPINEKVATENPEWFSEADSFVGNGPFALTEWNHDSDFTMVKNDKYWDAKNVKLDKIHWAMVDDTNTEYQMFKTGELDTSDVPADLAESLFKDGDVKVEDQAGEYFYRFNVTMEPFQNVNIRKAFAMAVDQKQIVDLVTKNKEKPAYGFVSYGFTDAAGKDFRETNGDLLKTNVEQAKELLKKGMEEEGYSTLPEVTLTYNTLDSHKKIAEALQQMFKENLGVDVKLANMESNVFATDQKALKFQLSRSSFLADYADPINFVENFQTGHSMNRTGWSNAEFDQLVKDAKNESDEKKRFDFMYKAEKILFEEAPIIPIHFYNQVYLQNESVTGIVRHPVGYLELKSADKK